A genomic window from Glycine soja cultivar W05 chromosome 10, ASM419377v2, whole genome shotgun sequence includes:
- the LOC114371246 gene encoding SEC12-like protein 1 isoform X1: MLSFSSLTFLFKICRRIQFSDLRRAPFVALQLEKRSELAIWVSNFRTLSMGNDAGSPQGPVTCGSWIRRPENLNLVVLGRSRRGSSCPSLLEIFSFDPKTTSLSTSPLTTYVLEAEEGDPVAITVHPSGDDFVCALSNGSCKLFELYGRETNMKLLAKELAPLQGIGPQKCISFSVDGSKFAAGGMDGHLRIMEWPSMRVILDEPRAHNSVQDMDFSLDSEFLASTSTDGSARIWKTEDGVPLNTLSRNSDEKIELCRFSKDGTKPFLFCSVQKGDTSVTAVYDISTWNKIGHKRLIRKSASVMSISNDGKYLSLGSKDGDICVVEVKKMQIYHYSKRLHLGTNIASLEFCPGERVVLTTSVEWGALVTKLTVPKDWKEWQIYLVLLGLFLASAVAFYIFFENSDSFWNFPMGKDQPARPRFKPVLKDPQSYDDQNIWGPVDM, from the exons atGCTCTCATTTTCGTCTCTGAcatttctatttaaaatttgCCGAAGAATCCAATTCAGCGATCTCCGAAGAGCTCCATTTGTTGCACTCCAATTGGAAAAAAGAAGTGAACTTGCGATCTGGGTATCCAATTTTCGAACTCTTTCGATGGGGAATGATGCAGGGTCACCGCAGGGTCCGGTTACGTGTGGGTCGTGGATTCGGAGGCCCgagaatttgaatttggtgGTGTTGGGAAGGTCCAGACGTGGCAGTTCTTGTCCTTCTCTCTTAGAGATTTTCTCCTTCGATCCCAAAACCACTTCTTTGTCTACCTCTCCTCTG ACCACTTATGTGTTGGAAGCAGAGGAAGGTGATCCTGTTGCCATTACAGTTCACCCAAGTGGGGATGATTTTGTGTGCGCTCTCAGCAATGGTAGCTGCAA ATTGTTTGAGCTGTATGGTCGTGAAACAAACATGAAGTTGTTGGCTAAGGAACTGGCTCCTCTACAGGGTATTGGTCCTCAGAAATGTATTTCTTTTAGTGTTGATGGGTCTAAATTTGCTGCTGGCGGAATG GATGGACATCTCAGAATCATGGAGTGGCCTAGTATGCGTGTGATTTTGGATGAACCTAGAGCACACAATTCAGTTCAGGATATGGATTTTAG TCTAGATTCAGAATTTCTAGCTTCAACTTCTACTGATGGTTCAGCAAGAATTTGGAAGACTGAAGATGGTGTTCCTTTGAATACTTTGTCTCGCAACTCG GATGAAAAGATTGAATTATGTCGATTTTCCAAGGACGGAACCAAACCATTTTTATTTTGCTCTGTTCAAAAAG GTGATACTTCTGTCACTGCGGTTTATGATATTAGCACATGGAATAAAATTGGGCATAAGAGGCTGATTAGAAAGTCTGCTTCAGTAATGTCAATTAGCAATGATGGGAAATACCTTTCTCT GGGCAGTAAAGATGGAGACATATGTGTAGTTGAAGTAAAGAAAATGCAGATATACCATTATAGCAAGAGACTGCACCTGGGTACAAATATTGCATCGCTTGAGTTCTGTCCCGGGGAAAG GGTTGTACTTACAACCTCAGTAGAATGGGGAGCACTGGTCACTAAGCTGACTGTACCTAAAGATTGGAaag AATGGCAGATCTATTTGGTGCTATTGGGACTATTTTTAGCATCAGCTGTTGCATTTTACATATTCTTTGAGAACTCTGATTCATTCTGGAACTTTCCCATGGGCAAAGACCAACCAGCAAGACCAAGGTTTAAACCTGTGTTAAAAGATCCCCAGTCTTATGATGATCAAAATATTTGGGGGCCAGTAGATATGTGA
- the LOC114371246 gene encoding SEC12-like protein 1 isoform X2, with the protein MGNDAGSPQGPVTCGSWIRRPENLNLVVLGRSRRGSSCPSLLEIFSFDPKTTSLSTSPLTTYVLEAEEGDPVAITVHPSGDDFVCALSNGSCKLFELYGRETNMKLLAKELAPLQGIGPQKCISFSVDGSKFAAGGMDGHLRIMEWPSMRVILDEPRAHNSVQDMDFSLDSEFLASTSTDGSARIWKTEDGVPLNTLSRNSDEKIELCRFSKDGTKPFLFCSVQKGDTSVTAVYDISTWNKIGHKRLIRKSASVMSISNDGKYLSLGSKDGDICVVEVKKMQIYHYSKRLHLGTNIASLEFCPGERVVLTTSVEWGALVTKLTVPKDWKEWQIYLVLLGLFLASAVAFYIFFENSDSFWNFPMGKDQPARPRFKPVLKDPQSYDDQNIWGPVDM; encoded by the exons ATGGGGAATGATGCAGGGTCACCGCAGGGTCCGGTTACGTGTGGGTCGTGGATTCGGAGGCCCgagaatttgaatttggtgGTGTTGGGAAGGTCCAGACGTGGCAGTTCTTGTCCTTCTCTCTTAGAGATTTTCTCCTTCGATCCCAAAACCACTTCTTTGTCTACCTCTCCTCTG ACCACTTATGTGTTGGAAGCAGAGGAAGGTGATCCTGTTGCCATTACAGTTCACCCAAGTGGGGATGATTTTGTGTGCGCTCTCAGCAATGGTAGCTGCAA ATTGTTTGAGCTGTATGGTCGTGAAACAAACATGAAGTTGTTGGCTAAGGAACTGGCTCCTCTACAGGGTATTGGTCCTCAGAAATGTATTTCTTTTAGTGTTGATGGGTCTAAATTTGCTGCTGGCGGAATG GATGGACATCTCAGAATCATGGAGTGGCCTAGTATGCGTGTGATTTTGGATGAACCTAGAGCACACAATTCAGTTCAGGATATGGATTTTAG TCTAGATTCAGAATTTCTAGCTTCAACTTCTACTGATGGTTCAGCAAGAATTTGGAAGACTGAAGATGGTGTTCCTTTGAATACTTTGTCTCGCAACTCG GATGAAAAGATTGAATTATGTCGATTTTCCAAGGACGGAACCAAACCATTTTTATTTTGCTCTGTTCAAAAAG GTGATACTTCTGTCACTGCGGTTTATGATATTAGCACATGGAATAAAATTGGGCATAAGAGGCTGATTAGAAAGTCTGCTTCAGTAATGTCAATTAGCAATGATGGGAAATACCTTTCTCT GGGCAGTAAAGATGGAGACATATGTGTAGTTGAAGTAAAGAAAATGCAGATATACCATTATAGCAAGAGACTGCACCTGGGTACAAATATTGCATCGCTTGAGTTCTGTCCCGGGGAAAG GGTTGTACTTACAACCTCAGTAGAATGGGGAGCACTGGTCACTAAGCTGACTGTACCTAAAGATTGGAaag AATGGCAGATCTATTTGGTGCTATTGGGACTATTTTTAGCATCAGCTGTTGCATTTTACATATTCTTTGAGAACTCTGATTCATTCTGGAACTTTCCCATGGGCAAAGACCAACCAGCAAGACCAAGGTTTAAACCTGTGTTAAAAGATCCCCAGTCTTATGATGATCAAAATATTTGGGGGCCAGTAGATATGTGA